One window of the Enterobacter huaxiensis genome contains the following:
- a CDS encoding YebC/PmpR family DNA-binding transcriptional regulator: MAGHSKWANTKHRKAAQDAKRGKIFTKIIRELVTAARLGGGDAGSNPRLRAAIDKALSNNMTRDTLNRAIARGVGGDEDANMETIIYEGYGPGGTAVMVECLSDNRNRTVAEVRHAFTKTGGNLGTDGSVAYLFSKKGVISFEKGDEDAIMEAALEAGAEDVVTFDDGAIDVYTAWEEMGAVRDALEAAGLKADNAEVSMIPSTKADMDAETAPKLLRLIDMLEDCDDVQEVYHNGEISDEVAATL, from the coding sequence ATGGCAGGTCATAGTAAGTGGGCCAACACCAAACACCGCAAAGCGGCACAGGATGCCAAGCGCGGTAAAATCTTTACCAAAATCATTCGTGAGCTGGTAACAGCAGCGCGTCTGGGCGGCGGCGATGCGGGTTCCAACCCACGTCTGCGCGCGGCTATTGATAAAGCACTGTCTAATAACATGACGCGTGACACCCTGAACCGTGCAATCGCACGCGGCGTGGGCGGTGATGAAGACGCGAACATGGAAACCATCATTTATGAAGGTTACGGCCCTGGCGGTACTGCGGTCATGGTTGAATGTCTGTCTGACAACCGTAACCGTACCGTTGCAGAAGTGCGCCACGCGTTCACCAAAACCGGTGGCAACCTGGGCACTGACGGCTCCGTGGCTTACCTGTTCAGCAAAAAAGGCGTCATCTCCTTCGAGAAAGGCGACGAAGATGCGATCATGGAAGCGGCGCTGGAAGCCGGTGCGGAAGACGTGGTGACCTTCGACGACGGTGCTATCGACGTCTACACCGCGTGGGAAGAGATGGGTGCCGTGCGCGACGCGCTGGAAGCGGCTGGCCTGAAGGCGGATAACGCTGAAGTGTCCATGATCCCGTCAACCAAAGCCGATATGGATGCGGAAACCGCGCCTAAGCTGCTGCGTCTGATCGACATGCTCGAAGACTGCGACGACGTTCAGGAAGTGTATCACAACGGTGAAATCTCTGATGAGGTTGCAGCGACTCTCTAA
- the ruvC gene encoding crossover junction endodeoxyribonuclease RuvC: protein MSIILGIDPGSRITGYGVIRQVGRQLTYLGSGCIRTKVDDLPSRLKLIYAGVSEIITQFQPDYFAIEQVFMAKNADSALKLGQARGVAIVAAVNQDLPVFEYAARQVKQTVVGIGSAEKSQVQHMVRTLLKLPANPQADAADALAIAITHCHVSQNAMQMSESRLNLARGRLR from the coding sequence ATGTCGATTATTCTCGGGATTGACCCAGGCTCACGCATCACCGGTTATGGCGTTATCCGTCAGGTTGGACGCCAGCTAACCTACCTGGGCAGTGGCTGTATACGCACCAAAGTTGACGATCTGCCGTCGCGCCTGAAGCTCATTTATGCGGGCGTGTCGGAGATCATCACCCAGTTTCAGCCTGACTACTTCGCCATTGAGCAGGTCTTTATGGCGAAAAATGCCGATTCGGCGTTAAAGCTCGGGCAAGCGCGCGGTGTCGCCATCGTCGCTGCCGTGAACCAGGATTTGCCCGTATTTGAATACGCGGCAAGGCAGGTGAAGCAGACGGTAGTGGGCATTGGTAGCGCGGAGAAGAGCCAGGTGCAGCACATGGTGCGTACTTTGCTGAAGCTCCCCGCGAACCCGCAGGCCGACGCCGCCGATGCGCTGGCGATTGCGATTACCCACTGCCACGTCAGCCAGAACGCGATGCAAATGAGCGAGTCGCGGCTCAATCTGGCGCGAGGCAGGTTACGATAG
- the ruvA gene encoding Holliday junction branch migration protein RuvA, producing the protein MIGRLRGIIIEKQPPLVLLEVGGVGYEVHMPMTCFYELPDAGKEATVFTQFVVREDAQLLYGFNNKQERTLFRELIKTNGVGPKLALAILSGMSAPQFVNAVEREDPAALIKLPGIGKKTAERLIVEMKDRFKGLHGDLFTPATDLVLTSPGAPAADDAEQEAVAALVALGYKPQEASRMVSKVAKPDASSETLIREALRAAL; encoded by the coding sequence GTGATAGGCAGACTCAGAGGCATCATCATTGAAAAACAACCCCCGTTAGTGCTGCTGGAAGTGGGTGGCGTGGGCTATGAAGTCCATATGCCGATGACCTGCTTCTACGAGCTGCCTGACGCGGGCAAAGAGGCAACTGTCTTTACCCAGTTTGTGGTGCGTGAAGATGCCCAGCTGCTTTACGGCTTTAACAACAAGCAGGAGCGTACCCTGTTCCGCGAGCTGATTAAAACCAACGGCGTGGGGCCAAAGCTGGCGCTTGCTATCCTCTCTGGTATGTCTGCACCGCAGTTTGTGAATGCGGTTGAGCGCGAAGATCCCGCGGCGCTGATTAAGCTTCCGGGCATTGGTAAGAAAACCGCCGAGCGTCTGATTGTCGAAATGAAAGACCGCTTCAAAGGCCTGCATGGCGACCTCTTTACGCCTGCAACCGATCTGGTGCTAACCTCTCCTGGTGCGCCAGCAGCGGATGACGCCGAGCAGGAAGCGGTTGCTGCACTTGTGGCGCTGGGCTATAAACCTCAGGAGGCCAGCCGTATGGTGAGCAAAGTTGCTAAACCGGATGCCAGCAGTGAAACCCTGATTCGTGAAGCGCTGCGCGCTGCATTGTGA
- the ruvB gene encoding Holliday junction branch migration DNA helicase RuvB, whose product MIEADRLVSAGTLQAEDVVDRAIRPKLLDEYIGQPQVRSQMEIFIQAAKLRGDALDHLLIFGPPGLGKTTLANIVANEMGVNLRTTSGPVLEKAGDLAAMLTNLEPHDVLFIDEIHRLSPVVEEVLYPAMEDYQLDIMIGEGPAARSIKIDLPPFTLIGATTRAGSLTSPLRDRFGIVQRLEFYQVADLQHIVGRSARYMGLEMSEEGAFEVAKRSRGTPRIANRLLRRVRDFAEVKHDGTISVDIAAQALDMLNVDAEGFDYMDRKLLLAVLDKFFGGPVGLDNLAAAIGEERETIEDVLEPYLIQQGFLQRTPRGRMATVRAWNHFGITPPAMP is encoded by the coding sequence ATGATTGAAGCAGACCGTCTGGTATCGGCAGGCACCCTTCAGGCAGAGGACGTGGTGGATCGCGCGATCCGCCCGAAGCTGCTGGATGAGTATATTGGCCAGCCACAGGTCCGTTCCCAGATGGAGATTTTCATCCAGGCGGCTAAGCTGCGCGGCGACGCGCTCGATCACCTGCTGATTTTCGGCCCTCCTGGCCTAGGCAAAACCACGCTGGCAAATATCGTTGCCAATGAAATGGGCGTGAACCTGCGCACCACCTCCGGTCCGGTGCTGGAGAAAGCGGGCGATCTGGCGGCGATGCTGACCAACCTTGAACCTCACGACGTGCTGTTTATCGATGAGATCCACCGCCTGTCACCGGTGGTGGAAGAGGTGCTCTACCCGGCGATGGAAGACTATCAGCTGGATATCATGATCGGCGAAGGTCCGGCTGCTCGCTCCATCAAAATCGATCTGCCGCCGTTCACCCTGATTGGCGCGACGACGCGTGCCGGGTCGTTGACCTCTCCGCTGCGCGACCGCTTTGGTATTGTGCAGCGCCTGGAGTTTTATCAGGTTGCAGATCTTCAGCATATCGTTGGCCGCAGCGCGCGCTACATGGGGCTGGAGATGAGCGAGGAAGGGGCGTTTGAAGTGGCGAAACGCTCTCGCGGTACGCCGCGTATTGCTAACCGTCTCTTGCGCCGCGTGCGTGACTTTGCCGAAGTGAAGCACGACGGCACGATTTCCGTTGATATTGCCGCCCAGGCGCTGGATATGCTCAACGTCGATGCGGAAGGCTTCGACTATATGGACCGCAAGCTGCTGCTGGCCGTGCTGGACAAGTTCTTCGGCGGCCCGGTCGGGCTGGACAACCTGGCGGCAGCCATTGGGGAAGAGCGTGAGACGATTGAGGACGTGCTGGAGCCGTATCTGATCCAGCAGGGCTTTTTACAGCGTACCCCGCGTGGACGTATGGCAACGGTGCGGGCTTGGAATCATTTTGGAATTACTCCGCCCGCAATGCCATAA
- the znuB gene encoding zinc ABC transporter permease subunit ZnuB, producing the protein MIELLLPGWLAGIMLACAAGPLGSFVVWRRMSYFGDTLAHASLLGVAFGLLLDVNPFYAVIVVTLLLAAGLVWLEKRPHLAIDTLLGIMAHSALSLGLVVVSLMSNIRVDLMAYLFGDLLAVTPEDLISIAIGVVLVLGILLWQWRNLLAMTVSPDLAFVDGVKLQRVKLLLMLVTALTIGVAMKFVGALIITSLLIIPAATARRFARTPEQMAGVAVVIGMIAVTGGLTFSAFYDTPAGPSVVLCAAVLFIFSMMKKAAV; encoded by the coding sequence ATGATTGAACTGTTACTGCCCGGCTGGCTGGCCGGGATTATGCTTGCCTGCGCCGCGGGCCCGCTTGGCTCGTTTGTGGTATGGCGCAGAATGTCCTATTTCGGCGATACCCTTGCTCACGCCTCTCTGCTGGGCGTTGCCTTTGGCCTGCTGCTGGATGTGAATCCGTTTTACGCCGTTATCGTCGTGACGCTGCTGCTTGCCGCCGGTCTGGTCTGGCTGGAAAAACGCCCTCACCTTGCCATTGATACGCTGCTTGGCATTATGGCGCACAGCGCATTGTCGCTGGGTCTGGTGGTGGTGAGCCTGATGTCGAACATCCGCGTTGACCTGATGGCCTACCTGTTTGGCGATCTTCTCGCCGTTACGCCGGAGGATCTGATCTCTATCGCCATCGGGGTCGTGTTGGTGCTGGGTATTTTGCTGTGGCAATGGCGGAATTTGCTGGCGATGACCGTCAGCCCGGATCTGGCGTTTGTCGACGGAGTGAAGCTTCAGCGCGTGAAGCTGCTGCTGATGCTGGTGACGGCGTTAACCATCGGCGTGGCGATGAAGTTTGTCGGGGCGCTGATTATCACCTCTTTGCTGATCATTCCTGCGGCAACGGCGCGACGCTTTGCCCGTACGCCGGAGCAGATGGCGGGTGTGGCAGTGGTTATCGGAATGATTGCGGTAACGGGCGGGTTAACCTTCTCGGCGTTTTACGACACGCCAGCGGGACCGTCGGTGGTGCTGTGCGCGGCGGTGCTGTTTATTTTCAGTATGATGAAGAAAGCCGCGGTTTGA
- the znuC gene encoding zinc ABC transporter ATP-binding protein ZnuC: MTTLVSLENISVSFGQRRVLSDVSLDLKPGKILTLLGPNGAGKSTLVRVVLGLVAPDKGVIKREDKLRIGYVPQKLHLDATLPLTVSRFLRLRPGTHKADILPALKRVQAGHLVDAPLQKLSGGETQRVLLARALLSSPQLLVLDEPTQGVDVNGQVALYDLIDQLRRELDCAVLMVSHDLHLVMAKTDEVLCLNHHICCSGTPEVVSMHPEFISMFGHRGAEQLGIYRHNHNHRHDLQGRIVLRRGNGHS, from the coding sequence ATGACGACTTTGGTTTCTCTCGAAAATATTTCGGTCTCCTTTGGCCAGCGCCGCGTCCTTTCTGATGTTTCGCTGGATCTGAAGCCCGGTAAGATTCTGACGCTGCTTGGCCCTAATGGTGCCGGCAAATCTACCTTGGTGCGCGTGGTGCTCGGCCTGGTAGCACCTGATAAAGGAGTGATCAAACGCGAAGACAAGCTGCGTATTGGCTATGTGCCGCAGAAATTACACCTGGACGCCACGCTGCCGCTGACGGTTAGCCGCTTTCTGCGGTTGCGTCCCGGCACGCATAAAGCGGACATCCTCCCTGCGCTGAAGCGCGTGCAGGCGGGCCACCTCGTTGACGCTCCCCTGCAAAAACTCTCCGGGGGCGAAACCCAGCGAGTGCTGCTTGCCCGCGCGCTGCTCAGTAGCCCACAGCTGCTGGTACTGGATGAACCCACGCAGGGTGTGGACGTCAACGGTCAGGTTGCGCTGTATGACCTGATCGATCAGCTCCGCCGCGAGCTCGACTGTGCCGTGCTTATGGTCTCCCACGACCTGCATCTGGTCATGGCGAAAACCGATGAAGTGCTGTGCCTGAACCACCACATCTGCTGTTCCGGAACGCCGGAAGTGGTGTCGATGCACCCTGAATTTATCTCCATGTTTGGCCACCGGGGCGCAGAGCAGCTTGGCATTTATCGCCATAATCACAATCACCGCCATGATTTACAGGGACGAATTGTCCTGCGCCGGGGAAATGGACACTCATGA
- the znuA gene encoding zinc ABC transporter substrate-binding protein ZnuA: protein MLHKNTLLFAALSAALWGSTAQDVNAAVVASLKPIGFIASAIADGVTDTQVLLPDGASEHDYSLRPSDVKRLQNADLVVWIGPEMEAFMQKSAKQIPAEKQVTIAELSGVKPLLMKGSDDDGDEEGHHHAEDEKGDAHHHHGEYNMHLWLSPEIARLSAVAIHDKLVELMPQSRVQLDANLKAFEAQLAATDKQVGTELAPLKGKGYFVFHDAYGYYEKHYGLTPLGHFTVNPEIQPGAQRLHEIRTQLVEQKATCVFAEPQFRPAVVEAVARGTSVRMGTLDPLGTNIQLSKASYSQFLSQLANQYASCLKGD, encoded by the coding sequence ATGTTACATAAAAATACGCTTCTTTTCGCAGCATTATCCGCTGCCCTTTGGGGTTCGACAGCACAAGATGTTAACGCCGCCGTTGTCGCTTCGCTAAAACCGATTGGATTCATTGCTTCTGCCATCGCAGACGGGGTGACTGATACCCAGGTATTGCTCCCTGATGGTGCATCCGAGCATGATTATTCATTGCGTCCTTCGGATGTAAAACGCTTACAAAACGCAGACTTAGTGGTTTGGATTGGCCCAGAGATGGAAGCCTTCATGCAAAAGTCAGCTAAGCAGATCCCGGCAGAAAAACAGGTCACGATTGCCGAACTGTCGGGCGTAAAACCCTTGCTCATGAAAGGGTCTGATGATGACGGTGACGAAGAGGGTCATCATCATGCAGAGGACGAAAAAGGTGATGCACATCACCATCATGGCGAGTACAACATGCACCTCTGGCTCTCCCCAGAGATAGCGCGGCTGTCAGCGGTTGCAATCCATGACAAATTAGTGGAACTTATGCCGCAAAGTCGAGTCCAACTCGACGCCAACCTGAAAGCGTTTGAAGCTCAATTAGCGGCAACCGACAAGCAGGTGGGTACCGAGCTCGCACCGCTAAAAGGAAAAGGGTATTTCGTTTTTCATGACGCCTATGGCTATTACGAAAAACACTACGGCCTGACCCCGCTGGGGCACTTTACCGTCAACCCTGAAATCCAGCCTGGTGCGCAGCGTTTACATGAAATCAGAACACAGCTGGTTGAGCAAAAAGCGACATGCGTTTTTGCTGAGCCACAGTTCAGGCCAGCGGTCGTAGAAGCCGTGGCCAGGGGAACGTCCGTGCGCATGGGAACCCTTGACCCGCTTGGTACGAACATCCAGTTGAGCAAAGCGAGCTATTCGCAGTTTCTCAGTCAACTGGCGAATCAGTATGCGAGCTGCCTGAAAGGAGATTAA
- the mepM gene encoding murein DD-endopeptidase MepM — MQQIARSVALAFNNLPRPHRVMLGSLTVLTLAVAVWRPYVYHPSSAPIIKTIELEKSEIRSLLPEASEPIDQAAQEDEAIPQDELDDKIQNEAGIHEYVVSTGDTLSSVLNQYGIDMGNISQLAASDKELRNLKIGQQLSWTLTADGDLQRLTWEMSRRETRTYDRTANGFKMTSEMQQGDWVNSVMNGTVGASFVSSARDAGLTSAEISSVIKAMQWQMDFRKLKKGDEFSVLMSREMLDGKREQSQLVGVRLRSDGKDYYAIRAEDGKFYDRSGTGLAKGFLRFPTAKQFRVSSNFNPRRLNPVTGRVAPHRGVDFAMPQGTPVLSVGDGEVVMAKRSGAAGYYVAIRHGRTYTTRYMHLRKLLVKPGQKVKRGDRIALSGNTGRSTGPHLHYEVWINQQAVNPLTAKLPRTEGLTGKDRTDYLAQVKEVMPQLRFD; from the coding sequence GTGCAACAGATAGCCCGCTCTGTCGCCCTGGCATTTAACAATCTGCCTCGACCCCATCGCGTTATGCTGGGGTCGCTTACAGTTCTCACCTTAGCGGTCGCCGTTTGGCGGCCCTATGTTTACCACCCGAGTTCTGCCCCTATCATCAAAACCATCGAGCTTGAGAAAAGCGAGATTCGTTCGCTGCTGCCCGAGGCCAGTGAACCTATCGACCAGGCCGCGCAGGAAGATGAAGCCATCCCTCAGGATGAGCTGGATGACAAAATTCAGAATGAAGCGGGGATCCATGAATATGTCGTCTCCACTGGCGATACGCTGAGCAGCGTTCTTAACCAGTACGGCATTGATATGGGAAATATCAGCCAGCTTGCAGCCTCGGACAAAGAGCTGCGTAACCTGAAAATTGGTCAACAGCTCTCCTGGACCTTGACCGCTGACGGTGATTTACAGCGCCTGACGTGGGAGATGTCCCGTCGCGAAACCCGCACCTACGATCGCACTGCTAACGGTTTTAAGATGACCAGCGAAATGCAGCAGGGCGACTGGGTGAACAGCGTGATGAACGGTACCGTTGGCGCAAGCTTTGTATCCAGCGCGCGTGACGCGGGCCTGACCAGCGCTGAAATCAGCTCGGTTATCAAGGCCATGCAGTGGCAGATGGATTTCCGTAAGTTGAAAAAAGGCGATGAATTCTCCGTGCTGATGTCCCGCGAAATGCTGGACGGAAAACGTGAGCAAAGCCAGCTGGTCGGCGTACGCCTGCGTTCCGACGGCAAAGATTATTACGCCATTCGTGCGGAAGACGGCAAGTTCTATGACCGCAGCGGTACAGGGCTTGCGAAAGGCTTCCTGCGCTTCCCAACGGCGAAACAGTTCCGCGTCTCCTCCAACTTCAACCCGCGCCGTCTGAACCCGGTGACCGGGCGCGTAGCGCCGCACCGTGGCGTTGACTTCGCTATGCCGCAGGGCACGCCTGTGCTGTCGGTCGGGGATGGTGAAGTGGTCATGGCAAAACGCAGCGGTGCTGCAGGGTATTACGTTGCCATTCGTCATGGTCGCACTTACACCACCCGCTATATGCACCTGCGTAAGCTGCTGGTTAAACCGGGTCAGAAAGTGAAACGCGGTGACCGCATTGCGCTTTCCGGTAATACCGGGCGCTCAACGGGTCCACACCTGCACTATGAAGTGTGGATCAACCAGCAGGCGGTGAATCCGCTGACGGCGAAGCTTCCGCGCACCGAGGGGCTGACCGGTAAAGATCGTACTGATTACCTGGCACAGGTCAAAGAAGTGATGCCGCAGTTACGCTTCGACTAA
- the lpxM gene encoding lauroyl-Kdo(2)-lipid IV(A) myristoyltransferase (LpxM is lauroyl-Kdo(2)-lipid IV(A) myristoyltransferase, an enzyme characterized in Escherichia coli and involved in biosynthesis of the form of lipid A found in that species and some closely related species.), which yields METKKNNIEYIPEFEKSFRHPRNWGAWLGVYAFAGIAMLPATVRDPVLGKIGRLAGRLGKSARRRAQINLYYCFPEKSDAEREAIIDAMYTTAPQAMAMMAELALKGPEKIVKRVDWKGLEIIEEMRRNDEKVIFLVPHGWGVDIPAMLMASQGQKMAAMFHNQGNKIYDFVWNTVRRRFGGRLHARNDGIKPFIQSVRQGYWGYYLPDQDHGPEHSEFVDFFATYKATLPAIGRLMKVCRARVIPLFPAYDGKTHRLSIEVRPPMDDLLTADDNTIARRMNEEVELLVGPHTEQYTWILKLLKTRKPGETEPYKRKELFPRK from the coding sequence ATGGAAACCAAAAAAAACAATATTGAATACATTCCTGAGTTTGAAAAATCTTTCCGCCACCCGCGTAACTGGGGCGCCTGGCTTGGCGTTTACGCGTTTGCAGGGATTGCGATGTTGCCCGCCACCGTGCGCGATCCGGTACTGGGCAAAATCGGCCGCCTCGCCGGGCGTCTGGGTAAAAGTGCGCGCCGTCGTGCGCAGATTAACCTCTATTACTGCTTCCCCGAAAAAAGCGACGCCGAGCGTGAGGCGATCATTGATGCCATGTATACCACTGCGCCTCAGGCGATGGCGATGATGGCCGAGCTGGCGCTAAAAGGTCCGGAGAAAATCGTCAAGCGCGTTGACTGGAAAGGGCTGGAAATCATTGAAGAAATGCGTCGCAATGATGAGAAGGTGATTTTCCTGGTGCCTCACGGCTGGGGTGTGGATATTCCGGCGATGCTCATGGCTTCTCAGGGACAGAAAATGGCAGCGATGTTCCATAACCAGGGTAACAAGATCTATGATTTTGTCTGGAACACCGTGCGCCGTCGTTTTGGCGGACGCCTGCATGCGCGTAACGACGGCATCAAACCGTTTATCCAATCGGTACGTCAGGGGTACTGGGGATATTATTTGCCGGATCAGGATCATGGCCCGGAGCACAGTGAATTCGTCGATTTCTTTGCCACCTACAAAGCCACGCTGCCTGCGATTGGTCGCCTGATGAAGGTTTGCCGTGCTCGCGTGATCCCGCTGTTTCCGGCCTACGATGGCAAAACGCATCGCCTGAGCATCGAGGTGCGTCCGCCGATGGATGATTTGCTGACTGCAGACGACAACACCATCGCCCGTCGTATGAATGAAGAGGTGGAACTGCTGGTGGGGCCGCATACCGAACAGTACACGTGGATACTGAAGCTGCTGAAAACGCGTAAACCGGGTGAAACAGAGCCGTACAAGCGTAAAGAGCTTTTCCCGAGGAAATAA
- the pyk gene encoding pyruvate kinase: MSRRLRRTKIVTTLGPATDRDNNLEKIIAAGANVVRMNFSHGTPEDHKLRADKVREIAAKLGRHVAILGDLQGPKIRVSTFKEGKVFLNIGDKFLLDANLSKGEGDKEKVGIDYKGLPADVVPGDILLLDDGRVQLKVLEVQGMKVFTEVTVGGPLSNNKGINKLGGGLSAEALTEKDKADIVTAAQIGVDYLAVSFPRCGEDLNYARRLARDAGCDAKIVAKVERAEAVCDQDAMDDVILASDVVMVARGDLGVEIGDPELVGIQKALIRRARQLNRSVITATQMMESMITNPMPTRAEVMDVANAVLDGTDAVMLSAETAAGQYPAETVAAMARVCLGAEKIPSINVSKHRLDIQFDNVEEAIAMSAMYAANHLKGVTAIITMTESGRTALMTSRISSGLPIFAMSRHERTLNLTALYRGVTPVYFDSTSDGVAAAHDAVNLLRDKGYLVSGDIVIVTQGDVMSTIGSTNTTRVLTVE, translated from the coding sequence ATGTCCAGAAGGCTTCGCAGAACCAAGATCGTAACCACCTTAGGCCCGGCAACCGATCGCGATAATAATCTTGAAAAGATTATCGCCGCAGGCGCCAACGTGGTGCGTATGAACTTCTCTCACGGTACACCAGAAGACCATAAACTACGTGCAGACAAGGTACGTGAGATCGCGGCTAAACTGGGCCGCCATGTTGCCATCCTCGGGGATCTCCAGGGTCCAAAAATCCGTGTTTCGACCTTCAAAGAGGGAAAAGTTTTCCTCAATATCGGTGATAAATTCCTGCTCGACGCCAACCTGAGCAAAGGCGAAGGCGATAAAGAGAAAGTCGGGATCGACTATAAAGGCCTGCCTGCGGACGTAGTGCCAGGCGATATCCTGCTGCTCGACGACGGTCGCGTTCAGCTGAAAGTGCTGGAAGTTCAGGGGATGAAGGTGTTCACCGAAGTGACCGTCGGCGGCCCGCTCTCCAACAATAAAGGTATCAACAAGCTCGGCGGTGGCCTCTCTGCAGAAGCGCTGACCGAAAAAGACAAAGCGGACATCGTGACCGCGGCGCAAATTGGCGTGGACTATCTGGCCGTCTCCTTCCCGCGCTGCGGCGAAGATCTGAACTATGCTCGCCGCCTGGCACGCGATGCCGGCTGCGATGCGAAGATCGTCGCAAAAGTGGAGCGTGCTGAAGCCGTGTGCGACCAGGACGCCATGGACGACGTGATTCTGGCCTCTGACGTGGTGATGGTTGCCCGCGGTGACCTGGGCGTGGAAATTGGCGACCCGGAACTGGTCGGCATCCAGAAGGCACTGATTCGCCGCGCGCGCCAGCTGAACCGTTCGGTGATCACTGCGACCCAGATGATGGAGTCGATGATCACTAACCCAATGCCAACCCGTGCAGAAGTGATGGACGTGGCGAACGCCGTACTGGATGGTACCGATGCGGTTATGCTGTCAGCTGAAACGGCTGCGGGCCAGTACCCTGCCGAAACCGTCGCGGCAATGGCGCGCGTTTGCCTGGGCGCTGAGAAGATCCCAAGCATCAACGTGTCTAAACACCGTCTGGATATTCAGTTCGATAACGTGGAAGAAGCGATCGCGATGTCTGCGATGTACGCCGCCAACCACCTGAAGGGCGTTACCGCGATCATCACCATGACCGAATCCGGTCGTACCGCGCTGATGACCTCGCGTATCAGCTCCGGCCTGCCAATTTTCGCGATGTCTCGCCACGAGCGTACGCTGAACCTGACGGCGCTGTATCGCGGCGTGACGCCGGTTTACTTCGACAGCACCAGCGACGGCGTTGCCGCAGCGCACGATGCGGTGAACCTGCTGCGCGACAAAGGCTATCTGGTGTCCGGTGATATTGTCATCGTGACGCAGGGTGATGTGATGAGCACCATCGGCTCAACCAATACCACCCGCGTACTGACCGTAGAGTAA
- a CDS encoding MurR/RpiR family transcriptional regulator: MNMLEKIQFQLEHLSKSERKVAEVILASPAQAIHSSIAALAQESGVSEPTVNRFCRSLETRGFPDFKLHLAQSLANGTPYVNRNVDEDDSVDAYTAKIFESAMATLDHVRQSLDMSSVNRAVDLLTQAKRIAFFGLGSSAAVAHDAMNKFFRFNVPVIYSDDIVLQRMSCMNCSEDDVVVLISHTGRTKSQVELAQLARENDAMVIALTTAGTPLAREATLAITLDVPEDTDMYMPMVSRLAQLTVIDVLATGFTLRRGAKFRDNLKRVKEALKESRFDKELLIKSDVP; the protein is encoded by the coding sequence ATGAACATGCTGGAAAAAATCCAGTTTCAACTGGAACACCTTAGCAAATCCGAGCGAAAAGTGGCTGAAGTTATTCTCGCCTCTCCCGCTCAGGCGATTCATTCAAGCATCGCCGCTCTGGCTCAGGAATCGGGCGTCAGCGAACCGACGGTTAATCGGTTCTGCAGAAGCCTTGAAACGCGCGGCTTCCCTGATTTTAAACTGCATCTTGCCCAAAGTCTGGCAAACGGCACGCCCTATGTTAATCGCAATGTCGATGAAGACGACAGCGTTGATGCCTACACGGCGAAAATATTTGAGTCCGCCATGGCGACCCTCGACCATGTCCGCCAGTCTCTGGATATGAGTTCGGTGAATCGCGCCGTGGATTTGCTGACGCAGGCCAAACGAATCGCCTTCTTTGGCCTTGGCTCCTCCGCCGCCGTTGCGCATGATGCCATGAACAAATTTTTCCGCTTTAACGTTCCCGTTATCTATTCCGATGACATCGTGCTGCAACGCATGAGCTGTATGAACTGCAGTGAAGATGATGTGGTGGTCCTGATCTCGCACACCGGGCGCACGAAAAGCCAGGTTGAACTGGCGCAGCTGGCGCGTGAAAATGATGCCATGGTGATCGCCCTGACCACGGCAGGTACGCCGCTGGCGCGAGAGGCGACCCTCGCCATCACGCTCGACGTGCCGGAAGACACCGACATGTATATGCCCATGGTGTCGCGTCTGGCGCAGCTCACGGTGATTGACGTGCTGGCGACCGGCTTTACCCTGCGTCGGGGTGCAAAATTCAGGGATAACTTGAAGCGGGTCAAGGAAGCGCTGAAGGAATCGCGTTTTGATAAAGAATTGCTTATAAAGAGCGATGTTCCCTAA